Proteins found in one Lates calcarifer isolate ASB-BC8 linkage group LG8, TLL_Latcal_v3, whole genome shotgun sequence genomic segment:
- the si:ch211-153b23.7 gene encoding uncharacterized protein si:ch211-153b23.7, whose amino-acid sequence MSPVGDRLLSTEEQVTLITESMTVTSTDQEKLLLLNKNTELRRVNKELMKLNEDWDQVYRSATLGLQHRLETLELENTAIKQLNTRLLLKVEHQQSAKEYYEQALMQELKKNQELQEYIRLLENRMHHPERACTPAKQGSSAVVSDPVPCPTSNTARGPDLSSSHISGYNPSSSFLPVSSSLEAGWQGKSQSSSTPLGALGDSQQEVQDLKEQLEALRCQTQIYEAEYQTEHDDHKHTLQENRRLRRKREEMRQQVALLQEQLKVYEDDFRRERSDKQMLQRLLLKKTPPSKDPVLIHRCNNEQQPLGGDKRTQSGEKRKQHHPLCPKHPNRDKESD is encoded by the exons ATGAGTCCAGTGGGTGACAGGTTGCTGTCCACAGAGGAGCAGGTCACTCTGATCACTGAGAGCATGACAGTCACCTCCACTGACCAGgagaaactgctgctgctcaacaAGAACACTGAGCTCCGCAGAGTCAACAAAGAG CTGATGAAACTGAACGAAGACTGGGACCAGGTGTACCGCAGTGCCACGCTGGGTCTACAGCACAGACTGGAGactctggagctggagaacaCTGCCATCAAACAGCTCAACACTAGGCTGCTGCTCAAAGTGGAACACCAACAG AGTGCAAAGGAGTACTATGAGCAGGCTTTGATgcaggagctgaagaagaacCAGGAGCTGCAAGAATACATCAGGCTGCTGGAGAACAGGATGCACCACCCTGAGAGAGCCTGCACACCTGCCAAACAG GGCAGCAGTGCTGTGGTAAGTGATCCTGTGCCGTGCCCCACCAGTAATACAGCCAGAGGTCCTGACCTGTCGTCCAGCCACATCTCTGGGTACAACCCTTCATCCTCGTTTCTCCCAGTTTCTTCAAGCCTGGAGGCAGGATGGCAGGGAAAaagccagagcagcagcaccCCACTGGGAGCACTGGGAGACTCCCAGCAAGAAGTACAGGATCTAAAAGAGCAGCTGGAGGCGCTAAGATGTCAG ACCCAGATTTATGAAGCGGAATATCAGACGGAGCATGAcgaccacaaacacacactgcaggagaaccggaggctgaggaggaagagggaggagatgcGCCAACAGGTGGCACTACTGCAGGAGCAG CTCAAGGTTTACGAGGATGACTTCCGACGGGAGCGATCTGACAAACAGATGCTGCAGCGGCTGTTGTTAAAGAAAACGCCTCCAAGCAAAGACCCTGTGCTCATCCACCGCTGCAATAATGAACAGCAGCCACTGGGGGGAGACAAGAGGACACaaagtggagagaaaagaaaacagcaccACCCTCTCTGCCCCAAGCACCCTAACAGGGACAAAGAGTCAGACTGA
- the zgc:174917 gene encoding L-threonyl-[L-threonyl-carrier protein] 4-chlorinase isoform X2, which yields MTTSTDKQQEIYNQQGFLSALPVLTDTELREARHAFSELEKEFGEEYTQYSLHNVHLQYPWVMGLTTHPRILEVVKAILGPDVILLDSRFICKYPTVKAANIQENEGGETKSEGNTGENGLPYVAWHQDMRYWGIAGGSVLSVWLALDDSLKENGALQVVPGSHCSGMFPHHQASRPGNMLSVNQEIPEELVQADKAVFCPLLAGQMSIHDGLLVHASDANTSQRRRCGFVIRYVPTCAYPIQDPDRPRKFHATVLACGTDQFNHFSNKST from the exons ATGACTACATCCACGGATAAACAGCAGGAGATCTACAACCAGCAGGGCTTCCTCTCAGCACTGCCTGTATTGACCGACACAGAACTGAGGGAGGCCAGACATGCCTTTTCTGAGCTGGAGAAGGAATTTG GTGAAGAGTACACCCAGTACAGCCTTCACAATGTTCACCTTCAGTATCCATGGGTGATGGGCCTGACCACACACCCTCGCATCCTGGAAGTAGTCAAAGCCATCCTGGGCCCTGATGTCATCCTGCTGGACTCCCGCTTCATCTGCAAATACCCGACAGTCAAAGCAGCCAACATCCAGGAGAATGAAGGAGGTGAAACCAAATCTGAAGGGAACACTGGAGAGAATGGCCTGCCATACGTGGCCTGGCATCAGGACATGAG GTATTGGGGTATTGCTGGTGgctctgttctctctgtgtggctCGCCTTAGATGACTCACTGAAGGAAAATGGAGCCCTTCAGGTCGTTCCAG GCAGCCACTGCTCTGGCATGTTTCCCCATCACCAAGCATCCCGCCCTGGAAACATGTTGTCAGTAAACCAGGAGATCCCAGAGGAGCTGGTGCAGGCTGATAAAGCTGTATTTTGCCCTCTGTTGGCTGGGCAGATGTCT ATCCATGATGGACTCCTCGTCCATGCCAGTGATGCCAACACATCCCAGAGGAGGCGCTGTGGGTTTGTGATCCGTTATGTTCCCACCTGTGCTTACCCCATACAG GATCCAGATCGTCCCAGGAAATTTCATGCCACAGTGTTAGCCTGTGGAACAGATCAGTTCAACCATTTCTCCAACAAAAGCACATGA
- the zgc:174917 gene encoding L-proline trans-4-hydroxylase isoform X1 — MTTSTDKQQEIYNQQGFLSALPVLTDTELREARHAFSELEKEFGKHHWKILRSESEEYTQYSLHNVHLQYPWVMGLTTHPRILEVVKAILGPDVILLDSRFICKYPTVKAANIQENEGGETKSEGNTGENGLPYVAWHQDMRYWGIAGGSVLSVWLALDDSLKENGALQVVPGSHCSGMFPHHQASRPGNMLSVNQEIPEELVQADKAVFCPLLAGQMSIHDGLLVHASDANTSQRRRCGFVIRYVPTCAYPIQDPDRPRKFHATVLACGTDQFNHFSNKST, encoded by the exons ATGACTACATCCACGGATAAACAGCAGGAGATCTACAACCAGCAGGGCTTCCTCTCAGCACTGCCTGTATTGACCGACACAGAACTGAGGGAGGCCAGACATGCCTTTTCTGAGCTGGAGAAGGAATTTGGTAAGCATCACTGGAAGATACTCAGGTCTGAGA GTGAAGAGTACACCCAGTACAGCCTTCACAATGTTCACCTTCAGTATCCATGGGTGATGGGCCTGACCACACACCCTCGCATCCTGGAAGTAGTCAAAGCCATCCTGGGCCCTGATGTCATCCTGCTGGACTCCCGCTTCATCTGCAAATACCCGACAGTCAAAGCAGCCAACATCCAGGAGAATGAAGGAGGTGAAACCAAATCTGAAGGGAACACTGGAGAGAATGGCCTGCCATACGTGGCCTGGCATCAGGACATGAG GTATTGGGGTATTGCTGGTGgctctgttctctctgtgtggctCGCCTTAGATGACTCACTGAAGGAAAATGGAGCCCTTCAGGTCGTTCCAG GCAGCCACTGCTCTGGCATGTTTCCCCATCACCAAGCATCCCGCCCTGGAAACATGTTGTCAGTAAACCAGGAGATCCCAGAGGAGCTGGTGCAGGCTGATAAAGCTGTATTTTGCCCTCTGTTGGCTGGGCAGATGTCT ATCCATGATGGACTCCTCGTCCATGCCAGTGATGCCAACACATCCCAGAGGAGGCGCTGTGGGTTTGTGATCCGTTATGTTCCCACCTGTGCTTACCCCATACAG GATCCAGATCGTCCCAGGAAATTTCATGCCACAGTGTTAGCCTGTGGAACAGATCAGTTCAACCATTTCTCCAACAAAAGCACATGA
- the si:ch211-153b23.5 gene encoding glutamine amidotransferase-like class 1 domain-containing protein 3, mitochondrial encodes MAKRVAVILSGCGVYDGSEIHEASAILVHLSRAGAKVQMFAPDTDQMHVVNHCDGKPTEEKRNVLQESARIARGEVTDLAKLDVSAFDAAIIPGGFGVAKNLSDFAVKNKDFTIQPHLEKLLKAFHKAGKPMGMCCVSPILAAKIVPGCELTVGHDKECEKWPYANTAGVFKEMGCKHVIKDVEEAHVDVKNKLVTTSAFMCNAPMHKVFDGIGVMVTETLKLA; translated from the exons ATGGCGAAGCGTGTTGCAGTTATTCTCTCAGGCTGTGGCGTCTATGATGGCTCAGAGATCCACGAGGCTTCCGCTATTCTTGTCCACCTGAGTAGAGCTGGAGCAAAA gTGCAGATGTTTGCTCCAGACACAGATCAGATGCATGTTGTAAATCACTGTGATGGGAAAccgacagaggagaaaagaaacgTCCTGCAGGAAAGTGCCCGTATCGCCAGGGGTGAAGTGACTGATCTGGCCAAGTTAGACGTGTCAGCATTTGATGCCGCCATCATCCCAG GGGGATTTGGTGTGGCGAAGAACCTGAGTGACTTTGCAGTGAAGAATAAGGACTTCACCATCCAGCCACATCTGGAGAAGCTCCTTAAGGCTTTCCACAAGGCTGGAAAGCCCATGGGAATGTGCTGCGTCTCCCCCATTCTCGCTGCCAAAATCGTACCTGGCTGTGAGCTCACAGTAGGACATGACAAAGAGTGTGAGAA gtggCCATATGCTAATACAGCGGGTGTTTTCAAGGAGATGGGCTGCAAACATGTGATCAAGGATGTGGAGGAAGCTCATGTTGATGTGAAAAATAAGCTGGTCACCACTTCTGCCTTCATGTGCAACGCCCCTATGCATAAAGTTTTTGATGGAATAGGTGTCATGGTTACAGAGACACTGAAACTGGCTTAA
- the si:ch211-153b23.4 gene encoding uncharacterized protein si:ch211-153b23.4: MAQSNSLHVSVGILGICGGSLLLLVNKYASSSERDFIPHTALGILLLIIAALLAYAGVRRSLSSAQLFSSLCLTVSALWCGSGLVYILVGYGVLQPAELKSSLVPGLAAFTLALLIIGSVALIVKKAVLSLIAVGISLACAHQIAGLSAAGFGQSAAAANYLLVCLVGLYFGFGRLLSTITRGKVEPPGTGLRRKAELKTKQNQGCSSAVSVGLVMNLLSASVLACPLLGVVPQLSAGHVPWLWTAGVFQLGMCILFYRAMDTLAATFYGFAALLKFAEGYSALLSFYSIQPFSPVPFPVIFSVLFSILALFSCQKSLLEGLYQLFFTAYCIAIAAQPQGFFQGGTQGVQAAIFVASAGMLLVTTFNMVSSTLIPTGQGYFKALVTRMQGLTHRAHDKELHTPHLGYSKYADGEVLGHACSVLAAFAVTATVGEKNPLSVLVLPWVVVAGGALQLLCGTVAFARGKTFESTVFILYGVMWTVWGLTRYGGLYGETRSFNLAVGIISFMLFNSLVTTAALFLNIAWFVYALTFQLILISFLLDAVGALPYGYDIGVTIIFGLVSFYCFLGHIFNSTFQSPQIPFGEPLVKLSGFGGGAHVCPHVPARKATSVQQIAEIMKNGGICGMPTDTVYVLVAACNRPNAVVKAYKVKKQAQDRPMSLWISSIKQLEPVRHLLSPLLLDFMEAAWPSSISMVIPRGPWMDTFGLGDAAKHIGTPQSIAIRNPDCAVATHLINLVGPIAVTSANPTGEADTTHHNQVYAKLGDKVDGVLCDGPSPENIASTVVDCTKIETGHIGFFRVGLIPKSKVLQIFEEVQRRHLKGQTNPAFEYDVHPPDTQRDLSSGEDNTTESGRGTGSSSPSTVSPEQSPVLRNGS; the protein is encoded by the exons ATGGCTCAGTCTAACTCTCTGCATGTGTCCGTGGGCATCCTCGGCATCTGTGGCG GTTCTCTCCTGCTCTTGGTGAACAAGTATGCCAGCTCATCAGAAAGAGACTTCATCCCCCATACTGCACTGGGTATCCTGCTCCTCATCATTGCAGCCCTCTTAGCTTATGCAG GTGTCCGTCGCAGTCTGTCCAGCGCCCAgctgttttcatctctgtgtctgactgtgtctgcCCTGTGGTGTGGTTCAGGTCTGGTGTACATCCTGGTGGGATACGGAGTGCTGCAGCCCGCAGAGCTGAAATCCTCTCTGGTCCCTGGTCTAGCAGCATTTACCTTAGCTCTGCTCATCATAGGCAGCGTTGCACTCATAGTAAAGAAAGCAGTTCTGTCTCTCATAGCTGTTGGCATTAGCTTAGCATGTGCCCATCAAATTGCAGGTCTGTCAGCTGCAGGTTTTGGtcagtctgctgcagctgctaaCTACCTCCTTGTCTGTCTGGTTGGTCTTTACTTTGGTTTCGGCCGTCTGCTGTCCACTATCACTCGTGGAAAAGTGGAACCTCCAGGGACAGGCCTGAGGAGAaaagctgagctgaaaacaaagcagaaccAGGGATGTAGCAGTGCAGTGTCAGTGGGTTTGGTGATGAATTTGCTGTCAGCCTCTGTGTTAGCTTGCCCTCTTTTAGGTGTGGTCCCCCAGCTCTCTGCCGGTCATGTCCCCTGGCTGTGGACAGCTGGAGTCTTCCAGCTTGGTATGTGTATCCTCTTTTACCGAGCCATGGACACACTAGCTGCCACTTTTTATGGCTTTGCCGCTCTGTTGAAATTTGCAGAAGGTTACAGCGCTCTCTTATCATTCTACTCAATCCAGCCTTTCTCCCCTGTTCCCTTCCCTGTCATCTTCTCTGTGCTTTTTTCCATCCTGGCTCTGTTCAGTTGTCAGAAGAGCTTGCTGGAGGGGCTCTACCAATTATTCTTCACAGCCTATTGTATTGCCATTGCAGCCCAGCCTCAAGGCTTCTTCCAAGGAGGCACTCAGGGTGTACAGGCAGCTATTTTTGTAGCCTCTGCAGGCATGCTTTTAGTCACCACATTCAATATGGTCTCCAGTACATTGATTCCCACAGGTCAGGGTTATTTCAAGGCTTTAGTAACCAGGATGCAGGGTCTTACTCACAGAGCACATGATAAAGAGCTTCATACACCTCACCTGGGCTACTCCAAATATGCAGATGGGGAGGTGTTAGGCCACGCCTGCAGTGTGTTGGCTGCTTTTGCTGTCACAGCCACAGTTGGGGAGAAAaatcctctgtctgtgctggTTCTGCCCTGGGTGGTTGTGGCTGGTGGGGCgctccagctgctctgtggtACTGTAGCTTTTGCTCGGGGTAAAACCTTTGAGAGCACAGTTTTTATTCTCTATGGGGTGATGTGGACAGTGTGGGGGCTGACACGATATGGTGGCCTGTATGGTGAAACAAGAAGCTTTAATCTGGCAGTCGGGATCATTAGCTTCATGCTGTTTAACAGTTTAGTGACAACTGCGGCACTGTTTCTAAACATTGCCTGGTTTGTCTACGCCCTCACCTTCCAGCTCATCCTCATCAGCTTCCTGCTGGATGCAGTGGGTGCTCTGCCTTATGGTTATGACATAGGAGTCACCATCATCTTTGGTCTCGtcagtttttactgtttcctgGGCCACATTTTCAACAGCACCTTCCAGTCTCCCCAGATCCCCTTTGGTGAACCCTTAGTCAAGCTGAGTGGATTTGGGGGAGGCGCACATGTCTGTCCACATGTACCAGCCCGCAAGGCCACATCTGTCCAACAGATTGCAG AAATCATGAAAAACGGCGGCATATGTGGGATGCCTACTGACACCGTCTATGTGCTGGTGGCAGCTTGCAACAGGCCAAATGCAGTTGTTAAAGCCTACAA GGTGAAGAAGCAGGCGCAGGATCGTCCCATGTCCCTGTGGATCTCCTCTATCAAGCAGCTGGAGCCGGTGCGACACCTGCTGAGCCCTCTGCTGCTGGACTTCATGGAGGCTGCTTGGCCCTCCTCCATCAGCATGGTTATACCCAGAG GTCCATGGATGGACACTTTTGGTTTGGGAGATGCTGCCAAACACATAGGGACTCCACAAAGCATTGCAATCAGAAACCCAGACTGTGCTGTGGCCACCCACCTCATTAATCTG GTGGGGCCCATTGCAGTAACCTCAGCTAACCCTACAGGCGAGGCAGACACAACGCACCACAATCAGGTTTATGCCAAACTGGGAGACAAG GTGGATGGTGTGCTGTGTGATGGCCCCTCCCCAGAGAACATTGCATCCACTGTGGTTGACTGCACTAAAATTGAAACAGGACACATTGGTTTCTTCAGAGTGGGTCTCATCCCTAAATCCAAG GTTCTTCAGATCTTTGAGGAGGTTCAGAGGAGACACCTAAAGGGGCAGACCAATCCAGCTTTTGAGTATGATGTGCACCCACCAGATACACAACGGGATCTAAGTTCAGGAGAGGACAACACAACAGAGTCAGGAAGAGGAACTGGAAGCTCATCGCCATCCACAGTTTCACCTGAACAAAGTCCAGTCCTCAGGAATGGGTCATAG
- the LOC108882913 gene encoding uncharacterized protein LOC108882913, with product MKAFSEQTNFSPGKTETLMKCTYYSQRKDINKGTDLQSLMEGWPFLFKEIGMTVHFQELTGILLKETFLTNVEKKGKRLLDFMRNNCADKSRRILQAATKLEILRGQLEGCSEDVKDMVLLLLSYFDEKEENLFHYVEQTCLAKEVHVESLPVTPCIIVCGTSCYAARQFMLSVDGKVVNDHIPDFISAICLMFGTYYCLNIHYPVSLGSTLEFRQRCFFMINPERGTKVETKKNKKQLSVNPRVLTHHKSR from the exons atgaaagcGTTCAGTGAACAGACTAACTTCAGCCCAGGTAAAACAGAAACTCTTATGAAGTGTACCTACTACAGCCAACGTAAAGACATAAACAAGGGAACAGATCTGCAATCCCTCATGGAGGGGTGGCCATTTTTGTTCAAGGAGATTGGCATGACAGTCCACTTCCAAGAGCTCACTGGGATATTGCTGAAAGAGACTTTCCTCACCAATgtagaaaaaaagggaaaacgGCTTCTGGACTTCATGAGAAACAATTGTGCAGACAAGAGCAGAAGAATTCTTCAGGCTGCCACAAAGCTGGAAATTCTGAGAGGACAGTTGGAGGGCTGCTCAGAAGATGTCAAGGATATGGTGCTCCTTCTTCTCTCCTACTTtgatgaaaaagaggagaacCTCTTCCACTACGTTGAGCAAACATGTCTGGCAAAAGAAGTACACGTGGAAAGTTTGCCTGTGACGCCATGCATCATTGTATGTG GAACGTCATGCTATGCCGCAAGACAGTTCATGCTGAGTGTAGATGGCAAGGTTGTGAATGACCACATCCCCGACTTCATCTCTGCCATCTGTTTGATGTTTGGAACCTACTACTGCCTCAATATCCATTACCCCGTGAGTCTGGGCTCCACACTTGAGTTCCGTCAGAg GTGTTTCTTCATGATCAATCCTGAGAGGGGCACAAAAGTTGAaacaaagaagaacaagaaacagCTATCGGTGAACCCAAGAGTCCTCACTCATCACAAATCTCGCTGA